In a single window of the Streptomyces sp. HUAS ZL42 genome:
- a CDS encoding glycosyl hydrolase → MPLSLPRRPLLLVLLLVVVAGVTAVASAVYAPFGDRADRSDRIAGVAATGEHTVTFQNKMSERIWIGATVNADGSAPLTGLPALDPGKSATITIPENSGAGHWRGKFFARQGCSGEEGSTFHCAVGDCGPYADHCSTGEQPASLAEFNFDAADAQTPWYNVSYVNAVSSTITIDPDGVTPPENGGECSAVGCPGDLLAVCPPENLTTDQATGKPLVCVNPNRDAKTAYSEALTKECPKAYSWSKHDAEPGNEVVRQCSQCTGMTVTFHGAADPSATTVPGSTSTFKALAPDPAVSALANGKGVSLNSVDGAAQALADSGASWYFNWTSSTGEVAKPQGVEYVPMIWGPGSVTDAELGRAAQEGTHLLGFNEPDSPTQADISPEQALDLWPRLEETGLRLGAPAVATAGDVEGGWLDRFMRGAAERGLRVDFIPLHWYGADFGFEATEHLRGYLQAVHDRYQKPIWLTEYGLIDFSQGTPRYPGEQEQASFIESSTQMLESLDFVERYAWFTLSTRTSPTGLYDGTTANAGGRAYRDAG, encoded by the coding sequence ATGCCCCTGTCCCTGCCCAGACGTCCGCTCCTGCTGGTTCTGTTACTGGTCGTCGTCGCTGGTGTGACAGCCGTGGCCTCAGCCGTCTACGCCCCTTTCGGCGACCGCGCGGACCGAAGCGACCGCATTGCCGGGGTGGCGGCCACCGGTGAGCACACCGTCACCTTCCAGAACAAGATGTCCGAACGCATCTGGATCGGTGCCACGGTCAACGCCGACGGTTCTGCCCCGCTCACCGGACTCCCGGCGCTGGACCCGGGCAAGTCCGCCACCATCACCATCCCGGAGAACTCGGGCGCCGGGCACTGGCGCGGGAAGTTCTTCGCCCGTCAGGGGTGCAGTGGTGAGGAGGGCAGTACGTTCCACTGTGCCGTCGGCGACTGCGGGCCGTACGCAGACCACTGCTCCACCGGAGAACAGCCTGCCAGCCTCGCCGAGTTCAACTTCGACGCGGCCGACGCACAGACCCCCTGGTACAACGTCAGCTACGTCAACGCCGTCTCGTCGACCATCACAATCGACCCCGACGGCGTGACTCCGCCCGAGAACGGCGGCGAGTGCTCCGCGGTGGGCTGCCCCGGCGATCTGCTGGCTGTCTGCCCGCCCGAGAACCTGACGACCGACCAGGCGACGGGCAAGCCGCTGGTGTGCGTCAACCCGAACAGGGATGCGAAGACCGCCTACAGCGAGGCGCTCACGAAGGAGTGCCCCAAGGCGTACTCATGGTCCAAGCACGACGCCGAGCCGGGCAACGAGGTGGTACGTCAGTGCAGTCAGTGCACCGGCATGACCGTCACCTTCCACGGAGCGGCAGACCCCTCCGCCACCACTGTTCCCGGGTCCACCTCCACCTTCAAGGCCCTCGCCCCCGATCCCGCGGTCTCCGCGCTCGCCAACGGCAAGGGCGTCAGCCTCAACTCCGTCGACGGTGCCGCCCAGGCGCTGGCCGACTCCGGCGCGTCCTGGTACTTCAACTGGACCTCCTCCACCGGCGAGGTCGCGAAGCCGCAGGGCGTGGAGTACGTCCCGATGATCTGGGGTCCAGGCTCGGTCACCGACGCCGAACTGGGCCGGGCCGCCCAGGAAGGCACGCACCTCCTGGGCTTCAACGAGCCCGACTCGCCCACCCAGGCCGACATCAGCCCCGAGCAGGCGCTGGATCTGTGGCCCCGGCTGGAGGAGACCGGTCTGCGTCTGGGTGCCCCGGCGGTCGCGACCGCCGGCGATGTCGAGGGCGGTTGGCTGGACCGGTTCATGCGGGGAGCCGCCGAGCGCGGTCTGCGCGTCGACTTCATCCCCCTGCACTGGTACGGCGCCGACTTCGGCTTCGAGGCCACCGAGCACCTGCGCGGCTACCTGCAGGCTGTCCACGACCGTTACCAGAAGCCGATCTGGCTGACCGAGTACGGCCTCATCGACTTCTCCCAGGGCACCCCCCGCTACCCCGGCGAGCAGGAGCAGGCCTCGTTCATCGAGTCGTCGACGCAGATGTTGGAGAGCCTGGACTTCGTGGAGCGCTACGCGTGGTTCACCCTGTCCACCCGGACCAGTCCGACCGGCCTCTACGACGGGACGACCGCGAACGCCGGCGGCCGTGCCTACCGCGACGCGGGCTGA
- a CDS encoding penicillin-binding transpeptidase domain-containing protein, whose amino-acid sequence MRKNTRRGVGGASVLLVVALGAYYVVDPFSEPSKTAPLSGEEVSVAAKSFLDAWAEGDAPAAVEATSDAEAATDALRDFRERARVARVSYGLVRRAGTTVSFSLRALIRAGGEEVPWTYQSSLKVVRNRSSGEPQVEWDPSVIHPRLGQGDVLETARAQKPGLQVLDRDGKVLNPEEFPSLAGVLAALDERYGRLVAGTPGFQVQIRKSGNRVVTPLHPVTPGKPGKIRTTLSASLQRAAEKAAKKHPESSAVAIQPSSGHILAVANHRKDDFNAAFLGKLAPGSTMKIITAAMLLEKGLVTETGKVPCPKSSTFKGATFHNVNKFDIPDGSFSDGFIRSCNTTFIEFADDVAAGDLTKESQEVFGIGLNWRSGVSTFDGAVPVAEGSESAAAMIGQGLVQMNPLNMASVVATASTGTFRQPVLVPPELDGRAIARSQRTLPRAVARQLRSMLARTAAEGTAADAMRGLPGDVGAKTGSAEVGGSDVADSWFTAYRGDVAAAAVVQRGGHGGDAAGPMVREILQAGG is encoded by the coding sequence ATGCGCAAGAACACGAGACGGGGAGTGGGCGGGGCTTCGGTGCTCCTGGTTGTGGCGTTGGGCGCATATTACGTCGTCGATCCCTTTTCAGAGCCTTCGAAGACTGCGCCGCTGAGCGGTGAGGAGGTGAGCGTCGCAGCGAAGAGCTTTCTCGACGCCTGGGCCGAAGGAGATGCTCCAGCGGCTGTCGAAGCCACCAGTGATGCCGAAGCCGCCACCGACGCGCTTCGTGACTTCCGGGAGAGGGCACGAGTGGCCCGGGTGTCATATGGGCTCGTGCGCCGTGCCGGCACAACCGTCTCCTTCTCCCTGCGAGCACTCATCCGAGCGGGCGGTGAGGAGGTGCCCTGGACATATCAATCGTCGCTGAAAGTCGTACGCAATCGGAGCAGCGGTGAGCCGCAGGTGGAGTGGGACCCTTCCGTCATTCACCCGCGTCTCGGGCAGGGCGATGTCTTGGAGACCGCGCGGGCGCAGAAGCCTGGGCTCCAGGTGCTCGACCGCGACGGCAAGGTCCTGAATCCGGAGGAGTTCCCCTCGCTCGCCGGAGTTCTCGCGGCGCTTGATGAGCGGTACGGCCGTCTGGTAGCTGGTACTCCTGGATTTCAGGTGCAGATCCGGAAATCCGGAAATCGTGTCGTGACGCCGTTGCATCCCGTCACGCCGGGTAAGCCAGGAAAGATCCGCACTACGCTTTCCGCCTCGTTGCAGCGTGCCGCGGAGAAGGCGGCGAAGAAACATCCGGAGTCCTCCGCCGTCGCCATCCAGCCCAGCAGTGGGCACATTCTGGCAGTGGCCAACCATCGTAAGGACGACTTCAATGCGGCCTTTCTTGGCAAGCTCGCGCCCGGTTCGACGATGAAGATCATCACGGCGGCCATGTTGCTGGAGAAAGGGCTGGTGACCGAGACCGGAAAAGTTCCGTGCCCGAAATCCTCGACGTTCAAGGGGGCAACGTTCCACAATGTTAATAAGTTCGATATTCCGGATGGTTCCTTTTCAGACGGTTTCATCCGGTCCTGCAACACCACCTTCATAGAGTTCGCCGATGACGTCGCTGCTGGCGATCTGACCAAGGAATCGCAGGAGGTCTTCGGGATCGGGCTGAACTGGCGCAGTGGCGTCTCGACCTTTGACGGAGCCGTTCCCGTGGCGGAGGGCTCCGAGAGCGCGGCAGCGATGATCGGGCAGGGCCTGGTGCAGATGAACCCCCTCAATATGGCGTCCGTGGTGGCGACTGCGTCGACCGGGACGTTCAGGCAGCCGGTCCTCGTGCCGCCTGAACTGGACGGCCGGGCGATCGCGCGATCACAGCGCACGCTGCCGCGGGCGGTCGCGCGACAACTGCGAAGCATGCTGGCTAGAACCGCGGCGGAGGGAACGGCGGCTGATGCCATGCGCGGGCTGCCCGGCGATGTGGGGGCCAAGACCGGCTCGGCGGAGGTCGGCGGCTCGGACGTTGCCGACAGTTGGTTCACCGCCTACCGCGGCGATGTCGCTGCGGCGGCCGTCGTGCAGCGAGGCGGCCACGGCGGGGACGCGGCCGGCCCCATGGTGCGCGAGATCCTCCAGGCCGGCGGCTGA
- a CDS encoding M15 family metallopeptidase — protein sequence MARQQLHEHLEEKEQGARQDQCESRAPAEFVALSDVAPSIIQEIRYAGHHNFVGRPVRGYSQPICVLTRPAAEALGRAQEALLKRGYTLKIYDGYRPQRAVDDFLDWVRRPADDRMRREFYPRIDKSRLFADGYIAERSGHSRGSTVDVTLVRLPACEQRPYVPGELLTPSYAPHGRRFPDNSLDMGTGYDCFDTLAHTANPRIAAEARANRRFLKRTLEREGLINYEKEWWHFTLAGEPFPDTYFDFPVASTSLL from the coding sequence ATTGCGCGCCAACAGCTTCACGAACACCTTGAGGAAAAGGAACAAGGGGCTCGGCAAGACCAGTGCGAAAGTCGCGCCCCCGCGGAGTTCGTTGCCCTAAGTGACGTTGCGCCTTCGATCATTCAAGAAATCCGCTACGCAGGTCACCACAATTTTGTCGGCCGCCCCGTGCGAGGTTACTCGCAGCCGATCTGCGTCCTCACCCGTCCGGCCGCCGAGGCCCTTGGTAGGGCCCAGGAAGCGCTGCTAAAGCGTGGTTACACTTTGAAGATCTACGACGGGTACCGCCCGCAGCGGGCCGTTGACGATTTCCTGGACTGGGTGCGGCGGCCGGCCGACGACCGAATGAGACGGGAATTCTATCCGCGGATCGACAAGTCACGGCTCTTCGCAGACGGTTACATAGCCGAACGCTCGGGACACAGCCGGGGCAGTACGGTCGATGTGACGCTAGTGCGGCTGCCTGCCTGCGAGCAGCGTCCCTACGTTCCCGGGGAACTGTTAACGCCGTCATACGCGCCGCACGGCAGAAGATTTCCCGACAACTCACTAGACATGGGCACAGGGTACGACTGCTTCGACACGCTCGCGCACACCGCCAATCCGCGGATCGCGGCCGAAGCCCGCGCCAATCGGCGCTTCCTGAAACGCACACTGGAACGAGAAGGGCTCATCAACTACGAGAAGGAGTGGTGGCACTTCACTCTCGCCGGCGAACCGTTCCCCGATACTTACTTCGACTTTCCGGTCGCCTCGACCTCATTGCTCTGA
- a CDS encoding RICIN domain-containing protein, with amino-acid sequence MNRGEEVARPTAGDTRPLSGEPAGLGLRGPTGEDYGPSPLPVIISGDGSAEIDGVPVPVVPGESVDVAVLDTLHGYARSRDAPVTAAISDPSAGYVAIVEVAPDGSSRLLGQHHEQEPTGPAEPGRRDEHAKPAGPFEAPRPFDVDEDDEDEVAALPQPAGPRVPSPALGPDPDRESGRRKGLTQSDDEYEGPGLLHRPLVVGTVGVAVAALVIGTLVALGTGGSGDGQNQSAGAGNDADKSPMNLQPVPSHSPSVWQPPSASPSAPKPASPSASPKPKPKTPKSESTPTPTPTRKPTQNAPGMPGDPGIPTGVVLIKNKKYGFCVDLPGTGEGKPDGTVQDGVCKAASGDNQRWILDLASRGGGTHGADLYLIRNAKDDLCFDLPNYGPVQARTPVTEYHCDGTDNDNQLWWFDKRPDGTYWIRNQKSGDMCLDVARTDKETAHAIATVYGCNDLDDHQWSFVKT; translated from the coding sequence ATGAACCGGGGTGAAGAGGTGGCCAGGCCGACCGCAGGGGACACGCGCCCTCTGTCCGGGGAACCGGCGGGACTGGGCCTGCGGGGGCCGACCGGTGAGGATTACGGGCCGTCCCCCCTGCCTGTGATCATCTCCGGTGACGGCTCCGCCGAGATCGACGGTGTGCCCGTGCCGGTGGTGCCGGGTGAGTCGGTCGACGTCGCCGTCCTCGACACGCTGCACGGCTACGCACGCAGCCGGGACGCCCCCGTGACGGCGGCCATCTCGGATCCTTCCGCGGGTTACGTGGCGATCGTCGAGGTCGCGCCGGACGGCTCCAGCAGGCTTCTGGGGCAGCATCACGAGCAGGAACCGACCGGGCCCGCCGAACCCGGTCGGCGTGACGAACACGCCAAGCCGGCCGGGCCGTTCGAAGCACCCCGGCCCTTCGACGTCGATGAGGACGACGAGGACGAGGTGGCCGCGCTGCCGCAGCCCGCGGGGCCGCGGGTCCCGTCCCCGGCTCTCGGCCCGGACCCCGACCGGGAATCGGGCCGCAGAAAGGGACTGACCCAGTCCGACGACGAGTACGAGGGGCCCGGACTGCTCCACAGGCCCCTGGTCGTCGGGACGGTGGGCGTCGCCGTGGCGGCACTCGTCATCGGCACGCTGGTGGCCCTGGGCACCGGAGGTTCAGGGGACGGGCAGAACCAATCCGCCGGCGCGGGCAACGACGCGGACAAGTCCCCGATGAACCTCCAGCCCGTACCGAGCCATTCGCCGTCGGTTTGGCAACCTCCCTCGGCCTCACCCTCCGCCCCGAAGCCGGCTTCGCCGTCCGCCTCGCCGAAACCGAAGCCGAAAACGCCGAAGTCGGAGTCAACCCCTACCCCTACACCCACAAGGAAGCCGACGCAGAATGCGCCTGGGATGCCCGGCGACCCCGGCATCCCGACCGGCGTGGTCCTGATCAAGAACAAGAAGTACGGCTTCTGCGTCGACCTTCCCGGCACGGGCGAGGGCAAGCCGGACGGCACCGTCCAGGACGGCGTCTGCAAGGCGGCCAGCGGCGACAACCAGCGGTGGATCCTGGACCTGGCTTCCCGTGGGGGCGGCACCCACGGCGCCGACCTGTACCTGATCCGCAACGCCAAGGACGACCTCTGCTTCGACCTGCCGAACTACGGCCCCGTCCAGGCGAGGACACCGGTGACCGAGTACCACTGCGACGGCACCGACAACGACAACCAGCTCTGGTGGTTCGACAAGCGCCCGGACGGCACGTACTGGATCCGTAACCAGAAGAGTGGAGACATGTGCCTGGACGTGGCGCGGACGGACAAGGAGACCGCGCACGCCATCGCCACTGTGTACGGATGCAACGACCTCGACGACCACCAGTGGAGCTTCGTCAAGACCTGA
- a CDS encoding SGNH/GDSL hydrolase family protein has product MGRYTALGDSYASGVGAGRNDPSSGACLRSENNYPNQWAFRHSDWVLRDVTCSGATIADVREKQLSAVTEETNLVTVTVGGNDAQFASVARACLTEDDAYCKTATQWMSHYAKNQMVEELSALYTDIKARAPRALVLVFGYPRVIAESGSCAAPIDLSADKRANMNALADALAEGTMAATTKAGVYFIDMREHFNGHEACSNDPWIHGVDPTDPTVTFHPNLAGHAKGYGEKFSATWG; this is encoded by the coding sequence ATGGGTCGGTACACCGCGCTCGGGGATTCGTACGCATCCGGGGTCGGCGCGGGCCGGAACGACCCCTCCAGCGGCGCCTGCCTGCGGAGCGAGAACAACTATCCGAACCAGTGGGCGTTCCGCCATTCCGACTGGGTTCTGAGAGACGTCACCTGCAGCGGTGCGACCATCGCTGACGTGCGGGAGAAGCAGCTGTCCGCCGTGACCGAGGAGACCAACCTCGTCACGGTCACGGTGGGCGGCAACGACGCCCAGTTCGCCTCGGTGGCGCGGGCGTGCCTCACCGAGGACGACGCCTACTGCAAGACGGCCACGCAGTGGATGTCGCACTACGCCAAGAACCAGATGGTGGAGGAACTCTCCGCCCTGTACACCGACATCAAGGCCCGCGCGCCACGGGCCCTGGTCCTCGTGTTCGGCTACCCGCGGGTGATCGCCGAGAGCGGTTCGTGCGCTGCCCCGATCGACCTCAGCGCCGACAAGCGGGCCAACATGAACGCGCTCGCCGACGCGCTGGCGGAGGGCACCATGGCCGCTACCACCAAGGCGGGTGTCTACTTCATCGACATGCGCGAGCATTTCAACGGGCACGAGGCATGCAGCAACGACCCGTGGATCCACGGCGTCGACCCGACCGATCCGACTGTGACCTTCCACCCCAACCTGGCGGGCCACGCCAAGGGCTACGGCGAGAAGTTCAGCGCCACCTGGGGCTGA
- a CDS encoding winged helix-turn-helix domain-containing protein — protein sequence MRYAQGGGLTAERRKFRERIRYQAGERFARSERTAVIARDLRVSERSVERWRRAWQEGGMDALASTGPAKLPKVSDLQFAVLEEELALGPAEHGWEDQRWTLARVRALIAWKFGIDCSSAAVWRLLHRHGWSWQCPARRALERDEHAVELWKKDVWPQVE from the coding sequence ATGCGGTACGCGCAGGGCGGTGGGCTGACCGCCGAGCGGCGGAAGTTTCGTGAGCGGATCCGGTACCAGGCCGGTGAGCGGTTCGCACGCAGTGAGAGAACCGCGGTGATCGCGAGGGATCTGCGGGTGAGTGAGCGGTCGGTGGAGCGCTGGCGTCGTGCCTGGCAGGAGGGCGGGATGGACGCCCTCGCCTCCACGGGACCGGCCAAACTTCCCAAGGTGTCCGACTTACAGTTCGCCGTGCTGGAGGAGGAGTTGGCCCTCGGGCCGGCCGAGCACGGCTGGGAGGACCAGCGGTGGACCCTGGCACGGGTCAGAGCGCTGATCGCCTGGAAGTTCGGCATCGACTGCTCCTCGGCAGCCGTCTGGCGGCTGCTGCACCGGCACGGCTGGTCCTGGCAGTGCCCGGCCCGCCGCGCGCTGGAACGCGACGAGCATGCGGTCGAGCTGTGGAAGAAGGACGTGTGGCCGCAGGTGGAATGA
- a CDS encoding transposase has product MTPPRARTWGRRGHTPVVRVRGRSWRRWSIAAMCCYKQGETSRLIYRPRRHRKHKGKGRDSFSWRDYRDLAVRAHLQLKAPIVLVWDNLNTHLAAGMRQYADEHDWLTIVQLPSYAPDLNPAEGVWSLLRRGPLANTAFTDDDHLERTLRRGLRHIQLRHDLIDGCLAGTGLSLTHHPTTIRGNQ; this is encoded by the coding sequence ATGACACCGCCGCGGGCCCGCACCTGGGGCCGACGTGGGCACACGCCGGTGGTCCGGGTGCGCGGCCGCTCCTGGCGCCGCTGGTCGATCGCCGCCATGTGCTGCTACAAGCAAGGAGAAACCTCCCGGCTGATCTACCGGCCGCGCCGCCACCGCAAGCACAAGGGCAAAGGGCGCGACAGCTTCTCCTGGCGCGACTACCGCGACCTGGCGGTGCGCGCGCACCTCCAGCTCAAGGCCCCGATCGTGCTCGTCTGGGACAATCTCAATACCCATCTCGCCGCCGGCATGCGCCAGTACGCGGACGAACACGACTGGCTCACCATCGTCCAACTTCCCTCTTATGCACCGGACTTGAATCCGGCGGAAGGCGTCTGGTCGCTGTTACGGCGCGGCCCGCTGGCCAACACCGCATTCACCGACGACGACCACCTCGAACGCACCCTCCGCCGCGGACTTCGCCATATCCAGTTACGGCACGACCTCATCGACGGCTGCCTTGCCGGCACCGGACTCAGCCTCACCCACCACCCGACAACAATCCGAGGAAATCAGTAA
- a CDS encoding BTAD domain-containing putative transcriptional regulator: protein MNTPYEESLRFAVLGPVRAWHGEQELDLGSPQQQVVLTALLLRRGRPVTIGELVDAVWGEEPPTAALSVLRTYVSRLRKTLEPGRDAAQSPRVVVSVAGGYLARVPDDAVDLGLFERRVAQAEKLRAAGEEYSAADLLRAALDGWQGTPLAGLPGPLAEAERSRLAEERLTTLENRLDLDVQLGRHRDVIAELTLLTGEHPLRERLCRLLMLALYRSGRQAEALELYRRTRGTLVAELGVEPGASLRELHDLILAADASLAPSAPRERADAPPDIAGPQPTVYAVRPAQLPADLPTFTGRHDELDQTRALLPKDGDTPATVVISAIGGMAGVGKTTLAVHWANEIADRFPDGQLYVNLRGFDPTGAITPPGEAIRIFLDALGVSPQGIPAGIDAQTALYRSLLAHRRMLILLDNARDTDQVRPLLPGSPGCLVIVTSRNQLTGLVVNDGALPLTLNPLTPAEAHDFLVRRLGAARLAAEPRAAEEVITHCARLPLALAIVAARAATNPGFPLSAIADELRDSHGSLDAFTSGDLSTDVRAVFSWSYHGLSAPAARLFHLLGLHSGPDISTPAAAALAGLPLRETRGLLVELTRAHLLTEHRPGRHTLHDLLRVYAAERVLTEETPRERDRAVDRLLAWYLHTADGATPLLIPHVVRQPLEPMPSSCRPLVFTTREQALDWFETERQNLVAAVHQAAASGRLSTTWQLSAALQGFFHLRSHLHDWLDSSRAGLSAARSAGDRESEAWLLSNVASALTGLGRSGEAFDHYQQAAALCQELGDTYGTARTVARLGKVYLETGQLDKAVEYSRRALAAFRINGSAWGEGVALANLGDAYQRLGRYDDAIGCLEQALPVARAIGGRWVEGIALDVFGTVNHRLHRHDDAIARYHQALEAHRDVRNRSGEGSTLDSLGDVLHAAGEPEAARASWRQALTLFEEFHHPDAEKIREKLRRLDE, encoded by the coding sequence GTGAACACCCCCTACGAAGAATCCCTGCGCTTCGCTGTGCTGGGGCCCGTGCGGGCATGGCACGGTGAGCAGGAACTGGACCTCGGCTCGCCACAACAGCAAGTGGTGCTGACGGCACTGTTGCTACGACGCGGGCGCCCCGTCACGATCGGGGAACTCGTCGACGCCGTCTGGGGTGAGGAGCCACCGACGGCTGCCTTGTCCGTCCTGCGCACCTACGTGTCGCGGTTGCGCAAGACACTGGAGCCCGGTCGTGACGCGGCCCAGTCCCCGCGCGTGGTCGTCTCGGTCGCGGGCGGATACCTGGCCCGCGTCCCCGACGACGCCGTGGACCTGGGCCTGTTCGAGCGGCGGGTCGCCCAGGCGGAGAAGCTGCGCGCCGCGGGCGAGGAGTACTCCGCCGCGGACCTGCTACGCGCGGCGCTCGACGGATGGCAGGGAACCCCGCTGGCCGGACTCCCGGGGCCGCTCGCCGAGGCCGAGCGTTCCCGGTTGGCCGAGGAGCGGTTGACCACACTGGAAAACCGCTTGGACCTCGACGTCCAGCTGGGGCGCCACCGTGATGTGATCGCCGAGCTCACCCTGCTCACCGGTGAGCATCCGCTTCGGGAGCGGCTGTGCCGACTGCTCATGCTGGCGCTGTACCGTTCCGGGCGTCAGGCCGAGGCGTTGGAGCTCTACCGCAGGACACGCGGCACCCTGGTGGCCGAGCTGGGTGTCGAACCCGGTGCGTCCTTACGCGAGTTGCACGACCTCATCCTGGCGGCCGACGCGTCACTGGCCCCCTCCGCACCGCGGGAGCGGGCAGACGCGCCGCCGGACATCGCGGGTCCTCAGCCCACCGTGTACGCGGTCCGCCCGGCGCAACTGCCCGCTGATCTGCCCACGTTCACAGGCCGACATGACGAACTCGACCAGACCCGCGCCCTGCTGCCCAAGGACGGCGACACCCCGGCCACCGTGGTCATCAGCGCGATCGGCGGCATGGCCGGGGTCGGCAAGACAACCCTGGCCGTGCACTGGGCCAACGAGATCGCCGACCGCTTCCCCGACGGACAGCTCTACGTCAACCTGCGCGGTTTCGACCCGACCGGCGCGATCACGCCGCCCGGGGAAGCCATCCGCATCTTCCTCGACGCGCTCGGCGTCTCCCCGCAGGGGATACCCGCAGGCATCGACGCCCAGACGGCGCTGTACCGCAGTCTGCTCGCCCACCGGCGGATGCTGATCCTCCTCGACAACGCCCGCGACACCGACCAGGTCCGCCCGCTGCTGCCCGGCTCCCCCGGCTGCCTGGTCATCGTCACCAGCCGCAACCAGCTCACCGGCCTGGTCGTCAACGACGGAGCGCTTCCGCTGACGCTGAACCCGCTGACGCCCGCCGAGGCACACGACTTCCTCGTCCGCCGCCTCGGCGCCGCACGGCTGGCGGCGGAACCACGGGCGGCGGAAGAGGTCATCACGCACTGCGCCCGGCTGCCTCTTGCGCTGGCCATCGTCGCCGCCCGAGCCGCCACCAACCCCGGCTTCCCCCTCAGCGCCATCGCCGACGAACTGCGTGACAGCCACGGCAGTCTCGACGCCTTCACGAGCGGCGACCTCAGTACCGACGTGCGGGCCGTCTTCTCCTGGTCGTACCACGGCCTGTCCGCCCCGGCCGCCCGGCTGTTCCACCTGCTGGGCCTGCACTCCGGCCCGGACATCTCCACGCCCGCCGCGGCCGCCCTCGCCGGACTCCCCCTCAGGGAAACCCGCGGCCTGCTCGTCGAACTCACCCGCGCCCACCTGCTCACCGAGCACCGGCCCGGCCGCCACACGCTGCACGATCTGCTGCGCGTCTACGCCGCCGAACGCGTCCTCACCGAGGAGACACCACGGGAGCGGGACCGGGCCGTCGATCGGCTCCTCGCCTGGTACCTGCACACCGCGGACGGCGCCACCCCGCTTCTCATTCCACATGTCGTGCGGCAGCCTCTCGAACCGATGCCCTCCTCCTGCCGGCCCCTGGTGTTCACGACGCGCGAGCAGGCCCTGGACTGGTTCGAGACCGAGCGCCAGAACCTCGTCGCCGCGGTGCACCAGGCCGCCGCCTCCGGGCGGCTGAGCACGACGTGGCAGCTGTCCGCCGCCCTGCAGGGGTTCTTCCACCTCCGCAGCCATCTGCACGACTGGCTCGACAGCAGCCGAGCGGGCCTGTCCGCTGCTCGCAGCGCCGGCGACCGCGAGAGTGAGGCCTGGCTCCTCTCGAACGTGGCCAGCGCCCTGACCGGCCTGGGCCGGTCCGGCGAGGCATTCGACCACTACCAGCAGGCTGCAGCCCTCTGCCAGGAACTCGGGGACACTTACGGCACGGCCAGGACTGTGGCCAGACTGGGCAAGGTCTACCTCGAGACCGGCCAACTCGACAAGGCCGTCGAATACAGCCGCCGAGCGCTGGCCGCCTTCCGGATCAACGGCAGCGCCTGGGGAGAGGGAGTCGCCCTGGCCAACCTGGGCGACGCCTACCAGCGGCTCGGCCGGTACGACGACGCCATTGGCTGCCTGGAGCAGGCGCTGCCCGTCGCGCGCGCCATCGGAGGCCGCTGGGTCGAGGGCATCGCACTCGACGTCTTCGGCACGGTCAACCACCGGCTCCACCGACATGACGACGCGATCGCGCGCTACCACCAGGCCCTCGAAGCACATCGAGACGTGCGCAACCGGTCGGGAGAAGGCAGCACCCTCGACAGCCTCGGCGACGTCCTGCATGCCGCCGGCGAGCCGGAGGCGGCTCGCGCCAGCTGGCGGCAGGCGCTCACGCTCTTCGAGGAGTTCCACCACCCGGACGCCGAGAAGATCCGGGAGAAACTTCGCCGCCTGGACGAATGA
- a CDS encoding DUF4913 domain-containing protein, translating to MSTETVEVSVQERSATPTKGVDARTESADSQKKPPSPPLFILYKEGREYAQILRQLTLWTHHVLLPVYGREVTSTAPWCSRWWEHPEAVAQLHGLWLAWAELTGPGSGMCGPANWHRDYLGPVMTSLRDPSGPFAGCKPGNHRPKEAPPIDAKDPFGPPPPPPSARPGGGAAVPAVPSGGDGVPRDGVADRR from the coding sequence ATGTCCACCGAGACCGTCGAAGTCTCCGTACAGGAGCGGAGCGCCACTCCCACCAAGGGAGTCGACGCAAGGACGGAAAGCGCGGATTCCCAGAAGAAACCTCCGAGCCCACCGCTCTTCATCCTCTACAAGGAGGGGCGTGAATACGCCCAGATCCTCAGGCAGTTGACCTTGTGGACCCACCACGTGCTGCTGCCGGTCTACGGCAGGGAGGTCACCTCCACGGCCCCGTGGTGCTCCCGCTGGTGGGAGCACCCGGAAGCCGTTGCCCAACTCCACGGCCTGTGGCTCGCCTGGGCCGAGTTGACCGGTCCTGGCTCCGGGATGTGCGGGCCCGCCAACTGGCACCGGGACTACCTCGGACCGGTGATGACCTCGCTGCGGGACCCGTCCGGGCCCTTCGCCGGCTGCAAGCCCGGCAACCACCGTCCGAAGGAGGCCCCTCCCATCGACGCCAAGGACCCGTTCGGCCCGCCGCCCCCTCCACCCTCCGCCCGGCCTGGCGGGGGGGCCGCGGTTCCGGCCGTCCCGTCTGGTGGAGATGGCGTCCCGCGTGATGGTGTAGCCGATCGACGCTGA